A single genomic interval of Camelina sativa cultivar DH55 chromosome 11, Cs, whole genome shotgun sequence harbors:
- the LOC104726931 gene encoding major pollen allergen Ole e 10-like: MSSQLLTFFLLLSAVAIPVVTSYRQWCMPLPTATDKQLQANIDYVCGGQNVDCTPIQPGGSCYEPNTVRGHASYVMNAYYHSHGRIESACNFAKTGCFEFVDPSHGSCVYYT; this comes from the coding sequence ATGTCATCGCAGCTGTTAACGTTCTTTCTCCTTCTATCTGCTGTGGCGATTCCTGTCGTGACTAGCTACAGACAATGGTGTATGCCGTTACCAACTGCGACAGACAAACAGTTACAAGCTAATATAGATTATGTTTGTGGTGGCCAGAATGTTGACTGTACACCGATCCAGCCCGGTGGAAGTTGCTATGAACCTAATACTGTACGAGGCCATGCGTCGTATGTCATGAACGCTTACTATCATAGTCATGGTCGTATCGAAAGTGCTTGCAACTTCGCCAAAACGGGCTGTTTTGAATTTGTCGACCCAAGTCACGGTTCATGTGTCTACTACACTTGa
- the LOC104726932 gene encoding major pollen allergen Ole e 10-like, giving the protein MVTKTKTLRSLSLTLLLFILVSTVSVTSALRNLSRAAENKGVWCVANNKATDQQLQDTIDWCCSDAGGFRDCRPINPGGVCYEPNTLRDHASYVMNSYYQELGSTKKQCTFSGTGTEVRHDPSHGACVYVSY; this is encoded by the coding sequence atggtcacaaaaacaaaaacattaaggTCTCTATCATTGACGCTTCTCTTGTTCATCCTCGTATCTACGGTCTCCGTGACCTCAGCACTAAGAAACCTCTCGCGGGCAGCTGAAAACAAAGGAGTATGGTGCGTGGCGAATAATAAAGCAACAGATCAGCAGCTACAAGACACTATAGACTGGTGTTGCAGCGACGCAGGAGGATTCCGTGATTGTAGACCGATCAATCCCGGTGGAGTTTGCTATGAACCAAATACACTAAGAGACCACGCGTCGTATGTAATGAACTCGTATTACCAGGAACTTGGTAGCACCAAAAAGCAATGCACTTTCAGCGGTACTGGCACTGAAGTTCGTCACGACCCAAGCCATGGTGCTTGCGTTTACGTATCTTATTAA